The Salvelinus alpinus chromosome 3, SLU_Salpinus.1, whole genome shotgun sequence genome segment tctcccctgtatgGGAGCGGCTGTGGTTGCGTAGCTCCGTTGGGGTCTTGTAAGCCTTGTGACACTGATCGCACTGAAAGGGGCGCTGAGCCGAGTGAGAGCGCTGATGCTTGGAGAGCTGGGCTCTGCTGGGGAACGTTTTGCTGCACTGAGAGCATGGGTGCTGTTTTTGCTCCTGCTGCTCCTTACTGTGGGCAGACAGCTTATGGCTCCGGAGAGCCAAGGGGCTACTGAAAGCCTCCTGGCAGGCAGAGCATTTGAAAGAATGCTTGGATTTCTTTGGAGGTCTGCCTTTGCCTCTCTTTTTTACAGGGGGCACCTCTACCTCCAGCTCTTTGCTCTCCTCACTCGGTTCAGCAAGGGGGGTGTCTTGCTCTGTAGGTGGTGGGCTGCCAGGCTGGGGAGAGGCCATCCTTTAAGTTATATGCTTGTGATGCTAAGGAAATTAGAATATAAGAAAAAGACATAAGTGAATCTGAAGATGACACATTCTGTCATGCATTTCTTAATCAAGCTTGGGAAATGTTCAGTAGACAGTAATGATTTTACAATCATATAAAATAGTGAGCAGATTGAAACTCGATCCAAGATCATTTATATCATGTTTTCAAATATAATTTGTActggctgagaggacatgacaaaGGCACTTAGGTAGCAGTGGGGAACTAGTGAACAACGTTTCATTAATAATGTGGAGGGGTAAATCTCAAAATGGCTGGCATTAGGACCTCAGGGACAATTCAACTAAACGCTTGTTATAAAGGAAGTTGGCATGAAAAACACGAATCTCAAATAAATCTAATTTCTTTGAAAAAAATAACGGGCGTTTTGCAAGTTAAATTATTACTGGGGTGCATATATCAGGAGACAAGAATTCAAATAAAAATGGGCAATTGAAGCGATTTTAGCGTACTTGTGCTAAACTCAAAATGGCTGGCTTTAGGACCGGCTGAACAAGCTCATTCGCCCTCTGGGGTCATCCTCGCATGAGATGGCCCCGCATCTGTATTTGGAATAAATGTGTATTATAATATTAAAACGATTGCTTACCTTTTTATCTTCGTTCGGGCATTCGGGATCAGTTAAAATGTCCAGATATGAAGCCCCAATAACTGCGTTTACAGTGAAGCCCTGTGATTGGTGTTGGTGGAGGAGGACGGCTTTAGGACCATGACGAGAGCGCTATTCTCGAGCGTGCAACAGTGCAGCACTTGCGTGGGTCACAATTTCTTGTAAATATTAAACGTTGGCTTTATGGATTTTCTCATATTTGACCAACTGTAGTGTATTTTACAGTTAGCAAGATGTCGGAGAACCGCATGAATGGCTTTATTTTTGAAGAACTGCAGGTAAGAGGTGTTCTATTGAGAGGGGAAATAATTAAATAGCACGCTCCTGTTTTGCCAAATGTTTCCATCGTTTGCATGGATGGTTGATGTCGCGCAGATGGGTTGTTAATTTTTGAATGAGCTAGTGCCTAAATGGGATGGAAAATGGGATGGAAAACGTTTTAGTCACCTAAGAAGTGTTTTAAATGTCAGTTTACGTACCAGTCCATCTTATAATTTTACATGACAAATCCACACATAGTTTTGTAGACAACGCACAGTTATGTGCGTATGACAGAACGACGGGGGACTTATTTTAGTGGTACACATATCCTGTTTCCTAGCAACAAGAACAGGAAGAATGTGTAATGGAATGGAATGAAGGAGGAAAAAAAGACAATTGAAGAAGACTTGTCCATTATCAATAACATTTTAGCTTTGTGGTGAGGAAATACATTGACCTGGATTTAAATGCCATAGGTTACATCAGAAACTACAGAATATATTTGACAGGATGCACGAATCAAATGGATGGTAAAAACAGATTATCGCTTTTTGCTGCAAtgtttgtttagctagctaagcaTGATGATGCTACTTGCTAACGTTACATAGCAGCTATTGTATCCAGCATTGGATTTCTCGCAAAACAACAACTTTTCCATAGTAGTGCGTGTTTTGACCTAACACATGAAATGTAGCTACTGGAATTCAACCATTTGACATTTTAAGTTGTTTTGACCAAGGTGGTGTTTTCCCACATTATTGACATAGCTATGCGGCTGGCTGTCGCGCTAGTCAGGGTATTGCTGTGTGTGCTAGCTAGCCACTTTCAACTTGAATCGGACAAAATCTTTTTGGGATAGTTTGAGACCGAGCTAGCCAACAAGTAACAAACTAGTTCAATTCCTACATTTAGTCAattctgatatatatatatatacatttaaattGCATGTAAATAAGTAAAACAATTGGTAATTCAGTTCACGGTAACGTTAACGACATTTTATGTCGCTAGGCCAAACAGGAAAAGTATTGCTGCTGTACACTGTATGAAGCTGCATATGATGAATGGAGAGTTTGTCATGTTGCGTTACTGAACCGATTAACACGATATTTGAGCGGAGTTAAATCTATTAGGCCTTGTTTATTAGCCATATTTCAATCTGAGATAAACTACCCTATGGTTCTTAAAAAATCGTAATAATTTGAAGTGTTTGTTTCAAACCACAACTGTCCAGTTTACAGTAATATGGTCTACTTCATCTCTAATGtatcattgcctgcttgaattgtATACTTCCAGATGAGACAAAACCCTTGTTTCAATAGTAAGTCTCACACCAAGCCTTTAACATTTTATCATCTAGCAGATGCTcttgtccagagcgacttacaggagcaattaaagttaagttccttgctcaaagggcacatcgacagatgttTCAACTAATCGGCACAAGGTTTCGTaccgctcttaaccgctaggctacccgcTGACTCCTTTAACATGTTAATTAAAAATAATATAGGTGTTGCATCAGTAAACTACAGTTTGAATAAAAGTTTGTGCCAATTGCATTAGTAGGCCATGATTATCCcatagttaaataaataatacattgaCTGCAAATTATGCCAAATGACCAGATCTGTTTTTTTCCACAGCCCTCATGGTGTACCTGCAGCCTTTCTACCCCTGAAATTAAATTCATATTCAATGGAGTGGTACTAAATTATCCAATCGCATTCTTGTGTTGCCTTCCTATTTGGACCGTACAATAGATACGCTCTTGTTATACAGAGGAGCTGGGAATCTGATGTATTTTCCCCTCAATTATCTTGCTCAAATATGTGCAGTACTATCCTGTAATGGCTATGCAGGAGCCTGGCAGGACCAAAGGCTTCCCTTGCAAACACTGTGGCACAGTGTGTTCCAACATGCCAAGCCTTCTGGAACACATGGATAGTCACTCCCAGCAAGAGGAAGATCGCAAGTTCAAGTGTGATGAATGTGGGCGGGGTTACAGGCATGCAGGTAGCCTCGCTAACCATAAGAAAACACACGAGTTGGGTACTTTTCAATGTCCAGTATGTGCTAGGAAGCTATCAAACCCTCTGGCCCTGAAGAGCCATCTGCGCATCCACACATCGCAGAAGAAGTACTCCTGCATGGATTGTGGGAAGGCCTTTAGGTTAGCTACTCAGCTGGCCACCCATCAAAAGGTCCATCTATCCAGGCAGTCAAAGAGGAGAGCTGGTAGGAGGGCAGCTGCAGAATATTCTCCAATTGAGAATAGAGATGAAATTGAGGATAATGAAGACCTTCATGAGCAGTTGGTCTTGGTGGCTGACCAGCAAGACACAAGGATGGATATTATATCTGATAATGGCCTTAGTCAGGAGGAGGCAGAGATTATCCCCATCTCAGCTAATTACAGTGAAAACCTAGGCTCTGACGAACCAGGGGATCGACCTTTCAAATGTGATCAGTGTGAAAAGTCATATAGACACCATGGAAGCCTGATTAATCATAAAAAGTCTCACCAAGTAGGGATGTTTGAGTGCCCTATCTGTTTCAAACAGTTCAATAATCTTGCTGCCCTCCATAGTCACCAGAGAACCCATAACAAGTCCAGAAGTGGGCCAGACACCCGTTCCACTGAAGTCACTTACGCAGGCACAGCACAAGAGCAGTTTTCCCCCTCAAACAGGGAGGCTGCTGTACATTTCTGCCACCTGTGTCAAGTGATATTTCCTAATGATGATGAGTTCCAGGAACACATCCAAATGCATAATTCTTCCTCTATGTCATTTGGGCACATTCAAGGTTCATCTGATGGTTATCATGGCACTTATGACCATAGTGTCACTCATTCTCCTGACTCAAACTTTCATTCAACCCCTCTAAACAATACTCCATCGATGGATAATCAGGGGGAGCAGATCAACGATGTTCAAATATACTCTGACCACTCCAGTAACGAATCCACCTTGAACACTCAGCAAGAGCCCGCAATCTTGGATTCAGAGATTTCTGCGGACGATCTAGGGAAGGCAGAACAGTCCTCAGTTACAGAAAATGTTGAGCGCCGCTTCAAGTGCCAGGTCTGTGGCAAAAGCTACCGGCACGCAGGGAGCCTCATCAACCACAAGCGGTCTCATCAGACGGGCATTTACCAGTGTTCCATCTGCCGCAAGACTTACCCACACATGGCTGCCCTCCGCAGCCACATCCGCATTCACAGGGCCCATCCGTCCTCCTTCAACCTCAGCTCTGAAGGAGACTGGCTGTCTACCGAGCCCCTGACACTGGAGAACCAGCAGGCCTGCTTTTCCTCTCAGGATGGTGACGCTAGCAGTATGATGGCGCTCGCTCAGGAGAACAAGGGTGAACACGACAATGGAGGATCATTCCACGAGCAGTTTGACTCCACCTTTCCCCAGGAAAGAACTGTGCACCTACCTCACGACGAACACCTGATGGAGAGGCACATGTGCGCCGACTGTGGCGAAACATTTGCAGACATCGCAGGGATCAAGTCGCACATATGCCCCCAGCTACAACAGCAGCAGGAGGCCATGTCAAATGATTGCGACAGTAACCTAACCTTCCAGGACACTAATGGCCAATGCTCCATGGGAAATCCAGGGGATCATATAAAATTCCAGGGACTGAATGGCAGCCCTGGGCAAAGGTACTTTGGTGAACACAACTTCCATGAAGTCATGAATGGGGAGCAGTTAAATAGTGGTGAtggcgaggaggaggaggaggatgatgaagatgatgacggAGAGCTCTATCAATGCTCAGTGTGTGGGAACCGCTACACAAGCATGAGGGCTCTGAGGAGTCATCTTCGTGGCCACACTCAATCCCATGATACTCCTACAAGCTCTGGCccctcctccatgtcctccctcGAGGCTGAAAAAGAAgaggactctggagagagacagcaggtgGACGGGGGTCTGATGATCTGCAGTACTTGCGGAGAGAGTTTTGCCAAGAAGCAGGACATGCTTGCCCATCAGCTCTCGCACCATAAAGCACAGGCAGATGACGCTAAACACGTACATATGGACAATAGTAATGGAGCTAGGCACAAAGAGGAAGTTGACAGCATTATCTGTGGAAATTGTGGTACATTTTGCACCAGTTACCATCATCTTGAGACTCATCAATGTACAGCAAATGGGCAAAGTGAATCTGGTGATGAGAGAACTGAAATGGGCAACTCTGTCAACGGTAAAGAATTAGGACCAATGAAAGCGGATTTAGACAATGGTGATCGCCAGTACAAGTGTGATCAGTGTGGAAGAGCATACAGACATGCTGGCTCCCTTCTCAACCATAAAAAGTCCCACAAAACGGGAGTATTCCGCTGCATGGTTTGCCAGAAGCGCTTCTACAATCTACTGGCCCTTAAGAACCATCAAAGGACCCACTTTGATGTTAAGAGGTAATTGCTCAACGTAATTGCTAACACAGAAAAAAGTTGTCTTCTACTGATAAGTGTCCATGTTATTTGACATCATGTATATAACCAGAGAAGCTACATTGTACACATGCGGTAGACCCAATTAATTTGTACTACTACATACTAAGGTTTAGGTTATTACATTGTTATAGTTGAATTTGCCTAAATGCCAACAAATGGTGATTGGACCCTGCCCTAACAGCAAGCATTTTCTTTTACAAGTGCTTACGTACATGTAAAATAATCCAAGGATATATTGCCTATAAAATTGCTATTGCCATAGATGTACTTTGTGTCATAACTTCATTCATGCTCAAATGTTCTGTGCTTTGTAAACAGGATTatcctctctctttgtcccctCGTCTAGGCATACTTGTAATGAATGTGGGAAGGCATTCAAGATACAGAAGCAGCTATTGAACCACCTAAGAATTCACAAGGAGAACAAGGCCAAAATACAGGAGCTCAACAATCAGATTCAGGCCCTCATGCAGATGAATGGGGCCGGGTCAGAGGGAGGAATGCACTCGTTAAATGCACCTGCCAATCAATCCGCCACCACCACCCGCAGAAAGCGTAGGCCAACCCTCAACCTAAAGAAACCCAGTGTGGGGGAAGGGGCTCTGACAGCGTCTCAGACTGAGGTCAAATCAGAGGGGGCAGGCGACCCTCGCCCCTACTCCTGTGACCAATGTGGGCGAACGTATCGGCACGCAGGAAGTCTGGTCAATCACAAGAACTCTCACAAGACGGGTGAATACTACTGTTCTGTTTGTAACAACACCTACTCCAACCAACTGGCTATGAAGAACCACCTGCGCATCCACTTCTCAGTTAAAAAGCACAGTTGCCAACACTGTGGAAAGGCCTTTAGGGGAAAGAAGCAGTTGTCTAACCATATTTGCGCACACCTCCGAAAGGATATGCCTGGAGGGGTCAGGGGAAGTGGTCGCAGACGCGCTAGAAACATTAAATGTAAGCAGTGCA includes the following:
- the znf646 gene encoding zinc finger protein 646 isoform X1, with translation MAMQEPGRTKGFPCKHCGTVCSNMPSLLEHMDSHSQQEEDRKFKCDECGRGYRHAGSLANHKKTHELGTFQCPVCARKLSNPLALKSHLRIHTSQKKYSCMDCGKAFRLATQLATHQKVHLSRQSKRRAGRRAAAEYSPIENRDEIEDNEDLHEQLVLVADQQDTRMDIISDNGLSQEEAEIIPISANYSENLGSDEPGDRPFKCDQCEKSYRHHGSLINHKKSHQVGMFECPICFKQFNNLAALHSHQRTHNKSRSGPDTRSTEVTYAGTAQEQFSPSNREAAVHFCHLCQVIFPNDDEFQEHIQMHNSSSMSFGHIQGSSDGYHGTYDHSVTHSPDSNFHSTPLNNTPSMDNQGEQINDVQIYSDHSSNESTLNTQQEPAILDSEISADDLGKAEQSSVTENVERRFKCQVCGKSYRHAGSLINHKRSHQTGIYQCSICRKTYPHMAALRSHIRIHRAHPSSFNLSSEGDWLSTEPLTLENQQACFSSQDGDASSMMALAQENKGEHDNGGSFHEQFDSTFPQERTVHLPHDEHLMERHMCADCGETFADIAGIKSHICPQLQQQQEAMSNDCDSNLTFQDTNGQCSMGNPGDHIKFQGLNGSPGQRYFGEHNFHEVMNGEQLNSGDGEEEEEDDEDDDGELYQCSVCGNRYTSMRALRSHLRGHTQSHDTPTSSGPSSMSSLEAEKEEDSGERQQVDGGLMICSTCGESFAKKQDMLAHQLSHHKAQADDAKHVHMDNSNGARHKEEVDSIICGNCGTFCTSYHHLETHQCTANGQSESGDERTEMGNSVNGKELGPMKADLDNGDRQYKCDQCGRAYRHAGSLLNHKKSHKTGVFRCMVCQKRFYNLLALKNHQRTHFDVKRHTCNECGKAFKIQKQLLNHLRIHKENKAKIQELNNQIQALMQMNGAGSEGGMHSLNAPANQSATTTRRKRRPTLNLKKPSVGEGALTASQTEVKSEGAGDPRPYSCDQCGRTYRHAGSLVNHKNSHKTGEYYCSVCNNTYSNQLAMKNHLRIHFSVKKHSCQHCGKAFRGKKQLSNHICAHLRKDMPGGVRGSGRRRARNIKCKQCRLTFVSADQLTAHTCGSLANSSESSDGQTSMSLKKEERPFTCNICNRSYRHAGSLLNHKNTHKSGHFSCTFCSKPFSNPMALRNHTRIHTQKKKHVCLTCGKAFRLASILHNHQKVHTMVASHFSCPECGKSFQGKSGLKRHRCQSRGPDDSAKAGDSYHRDGGGDKCFMCDLCGRSYRHSGSLLNHKKTHSENLHHCTLCLQTFPDPIALQVHSQMKRHCCPDCGKTFCLVSHLQSHMEVHSKERTLVCSPCHQSFPNPASYQQHQDLHHRAQGHYQQHSMQLKDNLGWGSGLDQPVGIQGMPKLVPAFAHMHGGMPDPQDQQESNEAHCTGVKSHVCEHCGRTYRHAGSLLNHKNSHKTGSFFCSVCQKEFTNLMALKNHRRIHTEPKRYQCLECGKAFRVSTQLICHRRMHTKEKPFSCLLCDKSFSSKSNLRHHQKMHQSGAQVYESSFSMDANSFMDLDMGSFL
- the znf646 gene encoding zinc finger protein 646 isoform X2, with product MAMQEPGRTKGFPCKHCGTVCSNMPSLLEHMDSHSQQEEDRKFKCDECGRGYRHAGSLANHKKTHELGTFQCPVCARKLSNPLALKSHLRIHTSQKKYSCMDCGKAFRLATQLATHQKVHLSRQSKRRAGRRAAAEYSPIENRDEIEDNEDLHEQLVLVADQQDTRMDIISDNGLSQEEAEIIPISANYSENLGSDEPGDRPFKCDQCEKSYRHHGSLINHKKSHQVGMFECPICFKQFNNLAALHSHQRTHNKSRSGPDTRSTEVTYAGTAQEQFSPSNREAAVHFCHLCQVIFPNDDEFQEHIQMHNSSSMSFGHIQGSSDGYHGTYDHSVTHSPDSNFHSTPLNNTPSMDNQGEQINDVQIYSDHSSNESTLNTQQEPAILDSEISADDLGKAEQSSVTENVERRFKCQVCGKSYRHAGSLINHKRSHQTGIYQCSICRKTYPHMAALRSHIRIHRAHPSSFNLSSEGDWLSTEPLTLENQQACFSSQDGDASSMMALAQENKGEHDNGGSFHEQFDSTFPQERTVHLPHDEHLMERHMCADCGETFADIAGIKSHICPQLQQQQEAMSNDCDSNLTFQDTNGQCSMGNPGDHIKFQGLNGSPGQRYFGEHNFHEVMNGEQLNSGDGEEEEEDDEDDDGELYQCSVCGNRYTSMRALRSHLRGHTQSHDTPTSSGPSSMSSLEAEKEEDSGERQQVDGGLMICSTCGESFAKKQDMLAHQLSHHKAQADDAKHVHMDNSNGARHKEEVDSIICGNCGTFCTSYHHLETHQCTANGQSESGDERTEMGNSVNGKELGPMKADLDNGDRQYKCDQCGRAYRHAGSLLNHKKSHKTGVFRCMVCQKRFYNLLALKNHQRTHFDVKRHTCNECGKAFKIQKQLLNHLRIHKENKAKIQELNNQIQALMQMNGAGSEGGMHSLNAPANQSATTTRRKRRPTLNLKKPSVGEGALTASQTEVKSEGAGDPRPYSCDQCGRTYRHAGSLVNHKNSHKTGEYYCSVCNNTYSNQLAMKNHLRIHFSVKKHSCQHCGKAFRGKKQLSNHICAHLRKDMPGGVRGSGRRRARNIKCKQCRLTFVSADQLTAHTCGSLANSSESSDGQTSMSLKKEERPFTCNICNRSYRHAGSLLNHKNTHKSGHFSCTFCSKPFSNPMALRNHTRIHTQKKKHVCLTCGKAFRLASILHNHQKVHTMVASHFSCPECGKSFQGKSGLKRHRCQSRGPDDSAKAGDSYHRDGGGDKCFM